A window of Deltaproteobacteria bacterium contains these coding sequences:
- a CDS encoding B12-binding domain-containing radical SAM protein, with translation MIKETGFIKKEWGARLPVLLVYPDTYRTGMSNLAVHTIYELLNKIDNITCERCFWRKGDKNPLSIESKRRVSDFSIIAFSVSFESDYINLVDFIKASRIELYSSDRRHGPLVIAGGAAITLNPEPVSEFIDACIIGEAEGLLDSVAEIVYHDMKNSLDRIDILHELDELEGVYIPSFYNVTRDTNGNIIGINHKYKTEKMVKRHFSPPSEFLSSTVIYTNDTTFSNMHLIEVSKGCGYRCRFCISGYAYLPPRHKDINILKNNLKSLPVHVKRVGIISPMVTEYPDLHELLAYIHKLGLRASMSSMRADAVNGQDMNSVELQYDQMSVAIAPEAGNYRLRKIINKSLTDEQIIKAVELLDKAGIKILKLYFLIGIPSETDQDIFDIINLVLLLKSKLRYGKISVSINPLIPKPHTPFQWLPVINGTVLRHRLDIIKSGFKGKGIRIEWEKHYMLQAILSRGGRELSKFLIHLSEHDTSVSMTIKDTAIDLDYYLYRKRDIHEIFPWDFIDYGFTKGFLYKEYELGMKGILTPKCKPDVCKLCGICNT, from the coding sequence ATGATTAAAGAAACAGGTTTTATAAAAAAGGAATGGGGAGCCAGACTTCCTGTTTTGTTAGTGTACCCGGATACATACAGAACGGGCATGAGTAACCTCGCTGTTCATACCATCTATGAACTGCTGAATAAAATTGACAATATAACCTGCGAAAGATGCTTCTGGAGAAAAGGAGATAAAAATCCCCTATCAATTGAAAGCAAAAGACGAGTAAGCGATTTTTCTATTATTGCTTTCTCCGTATCGTTTGAAAGCGATTACATAAACCTCGTTGATTTTATAAAGGCGTCAAGAATTGAGTTATACTCATCCGATAGAAGGCACGGCCCCTTGGTTATTGCAGGCGGCGCTGCAATAACACTTAATCCTGAGCCTGTTTCTGAATTTATTGATGCCTGCATTATTGGCGAGGCAGAAGGGCTTTTAGATAGTGTTGCTGAGATCGTATATCACGATATGAAAAATAGCCTTGACAGAATAGACATTCTCCATGAGCTTGATGAGCTTGAAGGTGTTTACATACCATCTTTTTATAACGTTACACGCGATACAAATGGTAATATTATTGGAATTAACCACAAATACAAAACAGAGAAAATGGTTAAAAGGCATTTTTCTCCGCCATCCGAATTCTTATCGTCTACAGTGATCTACACAAATGATACTACATTCTCAAACATGCATCTAATAGAAGTATCAAAGGGGTGCGGTTATAGATGCAGATTTTGTATATCAGGATACGCCTACCTGCCCCCGAGACACAAGGATATAAATATACTGAAAAATAACCTTAAGTCACTGCCTGTGCATGTAAAACGGGTCGGCATTATCAGCCCGATGGTTACAGAATATCCGGATCTGCATGAATTGCTTGCATACATACATAAACTTGGTCTCAGGGCATCCATGTCATCTATGCGGGCAGACGCTGTTAATGGACAGGACATGAATAGTGTAGAGTTACAGTACGATCAAATGTCTGTTGCAATAGCACCCGAAGCCGGTAATTATAGATTACGCAAAATCATAAACAAATCACTCACCGATGAGCAGATTATTAAGGCTGTGGAATTGCTGGACAAAGCCGGTATAAAGATATTAAAGCTTTACTTCCTGATAGGGATACCTTCCGAAACAGATCAAGATATTTTTGATATAATAAACTTGGTATTGCTATTAAAAAGTAAATTGAGATACGGTAAAATTAGTGTGAGTATAAACCCGCTCATACCAAAGCCGCATACCCCGTTTCAGTGGCTGCCTGTCATAAACGGAACCGTTTTAAGGCATCGCTTGGATATTATAAAGTCGGGCTTCAAGGGTAAAGGTATAAGAATTGAATGGGAAAAGCATTATATGCTGCAGGCAATTCTATCAAGAGGCGGCAGGGAATTATCAAAATTCCTTATCCATTTATCAGAACATGATACCTCCGTATCAATGACTATAAAAGATACGGCCATTGATCTCGATTATTACCTTTACAGGAAAAGGGATATACACGAGATATTTCCATGGGACTTTATTGATTATGGTTTCACGAAAGGTTTTCTGTATAAAGAATATGAACTCGGTATGAAGGGCATTCTCACACCAAAGTGCAAGCCCGATGTTTGTAAGCTTTGCGGGATATGTAATACATGA
- a CDS encoding SAM-dependent methyltransferase has product MNELERLIKDYINKNGPITFEQYMEEALYHPSLGYYTSGKQRVGPEGDFYTAPYASSVMSMIIAKQIAQFFELLGKPDPFYVVEFGAGTGRMADDIIESLITWHKDVYERVNYIIVETGSNFDIEHKEKIKVFKTPSVIKPFTGCIISNELFDALPVHIIVMKDRLYEVYVDVKDDQFVEVLEPASDATLAHIDNLGIELTQDVRTEINLRAGKMLETMASILMHGYVLTIDYGYNTLDYYSPDRTNGTLMCYYKHQADDNPYELSGEKDLTSHVDFTNLAKKGLELSLEPIGYVRQMDFIYALGYEKLLKNLKEVINDPVDYFRLTSASKFLIMPGTMGEIFKVMLQYKGGKGLPVPSGFTYKNMVTLLFKQHQPPLRKEGGHGPT; this is encoded by the coding sequence ATGAATGAACTTGAGAGACTTATAAAAGATTATATAAATAAAAATGGTCCAATCACATTTGAGCAATATATGGAAGAAGCTCTCTATCATCCATCTTTGGGCTATTACACGTCGGGCAAACAAAGAGTCGGGCCCGAAGGTGATTTTTATACGGCACCCTATGCATCCTCTGTTATGAGTATGATTATCGCAAAACAGATAGCACAGTTTTTTGAGCTGCTTGGCAAACCCGATCCGTTCTATGTCGTAGAATTCGGTGCAGGTACAGGCAGGATGGCGGACGATATAATCGAATCATTGATAACGTGGCATAAGGACGTATATGAGAGGGTGAATTACATCATTGTAGAGACGGGCTCCAATTTTGACATAGAGCATAAAGAAAAAATCAAAGTATTTAAAACACCATCCGTTATAAAGCCTTTTACGGGCTGCATAATATCTAATGAGCTGTTTGACGCATTACCCGTTCATATTATAGTTATGAAAGACAGACTTTATGAGGTTTACGTTGATGTGAAGGATGACCAATTTGTAGAAGTGCTTGAGCCTGCATCGGATGCAACCTTAGCCCATATTGACAATCTTGGAATAGAGCTTACTCAAGACGTCCGTACAGAAATCAATTTAAGAGCCGGCAAAATGCTTGAAACAATGGCTTCAATACTTATGCATGGATACGTTCTTACAATTGACTACGGGTACAACACACTCGATTATTATAGCCCTGATAGGACTAATGGAACATTGATGTGTTACTATAAGCATCAAGCGGATGATAACCCTTATGAGTTATCGGGAGAAAAAGATTTAACATCACATGTTGATTTTACGAACCTTGCAAAAAAAGGGCTTGAATTATCTTTAGAACCGATTGGTTACGTAAGACAGATGGACTTCATTTATGCTCTCGGATATGAAAAATTGCTGAAAAATTTAAAGGAAGTAATAAATGATCCTGTTGATTACTTCAGACTTACATCAGCATCAAAATTTTTAATCATGCCTGGAACAATGGGAGAAATATTTAAAGTCATGCTTCAATATAAAGGCGGTAAAGGGCTGCCCGTCCCATCAGGCTTTACTTATAAAAACATGGTTACACTATTGTTTAAGCAGCATCAGCCTCCTCTCCGCAAGGAAGGCGGGCATGGTCCGACATGA
- a CDS encoding Ig-like domain-containing protein: MDIVIRATFTMAMNPASISATTFIVSTHGTQITGTISYNSGSQTVYFDPSNTLDSFALYTVTLTTGVQDAKGNSLAQDYAWSFNTSASLTPEHLYVANGGNISVYNNASVANGNIFPDRNILGASTGLSRSSGIWYDSSSDRLYISNQNNNSITVYNNASTINGDIAPFRTITGANTGLSAPYYMWLDTGQ, from the coding sequence TTGGATATTGTAATAAGAGCAACCTTTACAATGGCAATGAATCCTGCAAGTATCAGCGCAACGACCTTTATTGTATCGACACATGGTACCCAGATTACAGGAACAATATCTTACAATTCAGGCTCACAAACAGTATATTTTGATCCATCAAATACACTTGACTCATTTGCTCTTTACACAGTAACACTTACAACAGGTGTGCAGGATGCCAAGGGCAATAGCCTTGCACAGGATTACGCATGGTCATTTAATACAAGCGCATCACTTACGCCTGAACATTTGTATGTAGCCAATGGTGGTAATATCAGTGTCTATAATAATGCAAGTGTTGCAAACGGAAATATTTTCCCGGATAGAAATATTTTAGGCGCTTCCACTGGATTAAGCAGATCGTCCGGTATATGGTATGATTCATCTTCTGATAGGCTCTATATATCTAACCAAAATAACAACTCCATAACTGTCTATAACAATGCAAGCACAATAAACGGTGATATTGCACCTTTCCGCACCATAACAGGAGCTAACACTGGTTTATCAGCCCCGTATTATATGTGGCTTGACACTGGGCAATGA
- a CDS encoding DUF3617 domain-containing protein gives MNKKTIITTGIFVVLLSAIAMAGPANMKQGLWKITTSMSMPGMPFQMRPTTITTCFDKKNITNPDKAMPTTPQQNKDCKMTDRKISGSHVTWKMVCTGKHPATSTGDFTYHNGTSYNGTMTTVFHEHGTTRKVIDRYTGERVGDCK, from the coding sequence ATGAATAAAAAAACTATAATCACTACCGGCATTTTCGTGGTACTGCTTTCTGCGATAGCAATGGCCGGTCCGGCAAATATGAAGCAGGGCTTGTGGAAGATCACGACATCCATGAGCATGCCGGGTATGCCTTTTCAGATGAGACCTACCACCATAACAACCTGCTTTGATAAAAAGAATATCACAAATCCAGACAAGGCAATGCCTACTACGCCCCAGCAGAACAAAGATTGTAAGATGACAGACCGCAAGATCTCCGGCAGTCATGTAACTTGGAAGATGGTTTGTACAGGCAAGCACCCTGCAACAAGTACAGGGGATTTTACCTATCACAACGGCACAAGCTATAATGGCACCATGACCACTGTTTTTCATGAACATGGTACTACAAGAAAGGTCATTGATCGCTATACCGGTGAACGCGTTGGCGATTGTAAGTGA
- a CDS encoding PQQ-binding-like beta-propeller repeat protein gives MEDSNGNLYAIKPDGTVKWDYPTGGIIESSPAIGADGTVYEDQTTDISMRYTEGIPKNCNKQQGQTYGSALPLKKK, from the coding sequence ATGGAGGACTCGAATGGAAATCTCTATGCAATCAAACCTGATGGCACAGTCAAATGGGATTATCCGACAGGAGGCATCATTGAGTCATCCCCTGCAATCGGAGCCGACGGAACAGTTTACGAGGATCAGACGACGGACATCTCTATGCGATACACTGAGGGCATACCGAAGAACTGTAATAAGCAGCAGGGGCAGACCTATGGATCTGCTCTTCCCCTTAAAAAAAAATAA
- a CDS encoding PQQ-binding-like beta-propeller repeat protein, which yields MKTIGKLILVLVFASAVMAGCSSTSGKNGATGPAGTNGSNGQTGPAGPQGLTGPTMPIIQSLSVYGMPATPGTSFTAAVVAQSAQGLALTYTWTTTSPWVVSPGSVNDPTATITAPSSYSASGTATIEVSDASGRYAMGTIALGTQGNTSPVINSIAIGPQPVYAASSLECDADDPDGDLLSFEWTIGAYITSTGWGNDTVWYSPGIPGYYKVIVTVTDGNGKEAQGSSYMNIASASPWPTFHRDLQGTGLSNINTSSITGTVKWTYTDPSLSGYQLLASPVIGADGTVYAGSTNYTNGALYAINPTDQALEWSFTTGGGGIWAAPTIVSNGTIYLGSADDHLYSLNATTGAVDWSFTTGGSIKATPAIGADGTIYAGSYDGNFYAISPQGQRVWSYSTGQIDSGAAIGANGTIYVGTTGAAPTVSSYLYAFYPDGAVDWQALIFEGTIDSSPAIGSDGTIYVGSGNGNLYAFSLAAGWRKWVAATGGSIATSPAIGPDGTIYVSSLDDYLYAFNPDGTEKWRVLTGSVYSSPAIGADGTIYVGSQTGELYAISPAGNVKWTYYAGSGHRLYSSPAIGADGSIYIGDYLGVLNVVH from the coding sequence ATGAAAACAATAGGTAAGTTGATTTTGGTGCTTGTCTTTGCATCGGCGGTAATGGCAGGATGCAGCAGCACAAGCGGTAAGAACGGCGCAACAGGTCCGGCAGGTACAAACGGCTCGAACGGGCAAACGGGTCCTGCGGGTCCTCAGGGCCTCACTGGGCCTACCATGCCTATCATACAGAGTCTGTCGGTTTATGGCATGCCCGCGACGCCCGGCACAAGCTTCACGGCGGCGGTTGTGGCACAGAGCGCGCAGGGGCTTGCGCTGACTTACACGTGGACGACAACAAGCCCGTGGGTCGTGTCCCCGGGCAGCGTCAACGATCCGACGGCAACCATCACGGCACCATCAAGCTACTCCGCATCCGGCACGGCCACGATCGAGGTCAGCGATGCCAGCGGCAGATACGCGATGGGTACGATTGCCCTGGGCACGCAGGGCAATACCTCGCCGGTCATCAACAGTATCGCCATCGGCCCCCAGCCGGTGTATGCTGCATCAAGCCTTGAGTGCGATGCGGACGACCCTGACGGCGATTTACTGAGCTTTGAATGGACTATAGGAGCGTACATAACGTCAACGGGCTGGGGAAATGATACTGTGTGGTATTCGCCCGGCATACCTGGCTATTACAAGGTAATTGTAACAGTGACCGACGGCAATGGTAAAGAGGCACAGGGTAGCAGCTACATGAACATAGCCAGCGCCTCGCCATGGCCCACATTCCACAGGGATCTACAGGGGACCGGACTGAGTAATATCAATACAAGCTCTATAACAGGAACAGTAAAATGGACATATACAGACCCAAGCCTTTCTGGATACCAGCTACTGGCATCACCGGTCATTGGTGCGGATGGAACCGTCTACGCAGGCTCGACAAATTATACAAACGGCGCTCTTTATGCCATCAACCCGACCGATCAAGCTCTCGAATGGAGTTTTACGACAGGGGGAGGAGGGATATGGGCGGCGCCAACCATTGTCTCGAACGGAACCATCTATCTTGGCTCGGCGGATGATCATCTCTATTCCCTCAACGCAACTACCGGCGCCGTTGATTGGAGCTTCACAACAGGGGGGAGCATAAAGGCCACCCCGGCGATCGGTGCGGACGGCACGATCTACGCTGGCTCTTATGATGGTAATTTTTATGCCATTAGCCCACAGGGACAACGAGTATGGAGCTATTCGACAGGTCAAATAGACTCCGGGGCCGCAATCGGTGCGAATGGCACCATTTATGTCGGTACAACAGGTGCAGCACCAACAGTAAGTAGTTACCTTTATGCATTCTACCCGGACGGAGCTGTCGATTGGCAAGCCTTAATATTTGAAGGAACCATAGATTCCAGTCCGGCAATCGGATCGGATGGCACCATCTACGTAGGTTCAGGGAATGGCAATCTTTATGCATTCTCACTGGCGGCAGGATGGCGTAAATGGGTCGCAGCAACAGGAGGCAGCATAGCTACCTCACCGGCAATCGGCCCGGACGGCACGATCTATGTGAGCTCCTTAGATGATTATCTTTACGCGTTTAACCCCGATGGGACAGAAAAATGGAGGGTGCTAACAGGCTCAGTCTATTCCTCACCGGCGATCGGAGCGGATGGTACCATCTATGTTGGTTCGCAGACTGGCGAACTTTATGCAATTTCACCGGCAGGAAACGTAAAATGGACATACTACGCAGGCTCCGGCCATAGACTCTACAGTTCACCGGCAATCGGTGCGGACGGAAGTATATACATCGGCGACTATCTAGGCGTCTTGAATGTGGTACACTGA
- a CDS encoding response regulator transcription factor produces the protein MVNSKKILIIEDDKDISNLISHFVSKEGYTPILAHDGEEGLWQIKAKSPDIIILDLMLPRKDGYEVIRQIKKEKNMPEIPIIILTAKSEEIDKIVGLELGADDYITKPFSPRELIARIKAVMRRTDPEAIVNTAKKLAYGKLEIDDNKYEVRYDEKLISLTSKEYNLLKYLLQHKGFVISRDDLLQNVWGYNYVGTTRTVDVHISRLRKKIPYLDKNIQHIKDIGYKFLDE, from the coding sequence ATGGTAAATAGTAAAAAAATACTTATTATTGAGGATGATAAAGATATTTCTAATCTCATTTCTCATTTTGTTTCTAAGGAAGGGTATACGCCGATTTTAGCACATGATGGGGAAGAGGGCTTATGGCAAATAAAGGCAAAGTCTCCGGATATCATAATACTTGATCTTATGCTGCCTCGCAAAGATGGGTATGAGGTTATAAGACAGATAAAAAAAGAAAAAAACATGCCGGAAATTCCCATAATTATACTTACGGCAAAATCAGAGGAAATCGATAAAATAGTAGGACTTGAACTTGGAGCTGATGACTATATTACAAAACCTTTTAGTCCGAGAGAGCTTATCGCAAGAATAAAAGCTGTTATGAGAAGAACGGATCCTGAAGCTATAGTAAATACTGCTAAAAAATTAGCCTATGGTAAATTGGAGATAGATGATAACAAATACGAAGTAAGGTACGATGAAAAGCTAATAAGTCTAACGTCAAAAGAATACAATCTTCTTAAGTATCTATTACAGCACAAGGGTTTTGTAATATCAAGGGATGATCTTTTACAAAATGTATGGGGATATAATTATGTAGGTACTACCAGAACGGTTGATGTGCACATATCAAGATTAAGAAAAAAAATACCGTATTTGGATAAAAATATTCAACACATTAAAGATATAGGGTACAAATTTTTAGATGAATAA
- a CDS encoding ATP-binding protein, with amino-acid sequence MNKKAFITFSAAFFTIAFIVFILTKRLGIDIDIFIVFVFSLLAAFISSKIYASTIKSLLKHIVLVSQKELQIYNLVYPSSPGMDDVKSVILQLMQKAKEQIQNFYKDMNVIKNMIDKVDIGILVVNRHGKVMYANRCIKDIGALGSDTTDIYFFDMIRSYEVSNLFNEVLSDLKTRQSEISIFAPHEMNFQFTISNIDYCGSEQCFLFTLKEITKLKQIEQIRQDFITNASHELKTPLTSIIGYLEALKDDYNKQFIDIAHKNARRMQRIVDDMLILSKADRGPSDLNMKHIGLSEIINEVKSLLNKELENRHQMLSINVHDNADVVYADKEAMFHIFLNLIDNAVKYSRENDRIDVEVEGNDKGVEVIVKDTGIGIPSNELDRIFERFYTVDKTRSRELGGTGLGLSIVKHFVLAHNGRIWVESTLNKGSAFHFTIPRK; translated from the coding sequence ATGAATAAAAAAGCCTTTATTACATTCTCTGCGGCATTCTTTACAATAGCGTTTATTGTATTTATTTTAACAAAAAGACTCGGTATAGATATAGACATTTTTATTGTGTTTGTTTTTTCATTGCTGGCCGCTTTTATATCAAGCAAGATTTACGCAAGCACAATCAAATCACTCTTAAAACATATAGTGTTGGTTTCTCAAAAAGAGTTACAGATATATAACCTTGTGTACCCTTCATCTCCAGGGATGGATGACGTAAAATCAGTTATACTGCAGCTCATGCAAAAGGCAAAAGAACAAATCCAGAATTTTTATAAAGATATGAATGTTATAAAAAATATGATTGATAAAGTTGATATAGGTATACTCGTAGTTAACAGACACGGTAAGGTTATGTACGCCAACAGGTGCATAAAAGATATAGGTGCCCTCGGTTCTGATACAACGGACATATATTTTTTTGACATGATAAGGAGCTATGAGGTTTCCAATCTTTTTAATGAAGTACTTTCCGATTTAAAAACAAGGCAATCCGAGATATCAATCTTTGCGCCGCATGAAATGAATTTCCAGTTTACAATAAGCAATATAGATTATTGCGGCTCCGAGCAGTGTTTCTTATTCACATTAAAAGAAATAACAAAATTGAAACAGATAGAACAAATAAGACAGGATTTCATAACCAATGCATCTCATGAATTAAAAACACCGCTGACATCCATAATAGGTTATCTCGAAGCACTCAAAGATGATTATAATAAGCAATTCATTGACATAGCTCATAAAAATGCAAGGAGGATGCAGAGGATCGTGGATGATATGCTTATACTATCAAAAGCAGACAGAGGTCCTTCTGATCTCAATATGAAGCATATAGGCCTTTCAGAAATCATAAATGAGGTTAAATCACTTTTGAACAAAGAATTAGAGAATAGACATCAAATGTTAAGCATTAATGTACATGATAATGCAGACGTTGTTTACGCTGATAAAGAAGCCATGTTTCATATATTCTTAAATCTTATAGACAATGCAGTAAAATATAGCAGAGAAAATGATCGGATCGATGTTGAAGTAGAAGGTAACGATAAAGGTGTAGAGGTAATTGTAAAAGATACAGGTATAGGCATACCGTCAAATGAGCTTGATAGGATTTTTGAGAGGTTTTATACGGTTGATAAGACAAGATCACGGGAGCTTGGCGGTACCGGGCTCGGATTATCGATTGTTAAGCATTTTGTTCTTGCACATAATGGACGGATATGGGTAGAGAGTACGTTAAACAAAGGCAGTGCTTTTCATTTTACAATACCAAGAAAATAA
- a CDS encoding LptF/LptG family permease, whose amino-acid sequence MKVLDKYITRELIPPFLISLILTSALMLIGRMVRFFDLIVSKGVAVKNVALIFVYMSPFILALAIPISILVSVVIVFSRLSADSEIIAMKSIGIKLLTLSKMPIILGLIGYILADVISFYMLPKANIALKNEFFNIVIQKTTVGINEKAFNNFTKNITFYVDNLSKHKDIMKQVFIYDERESNMPNTIVADTGSFIVNKRDKDITLVLHDGVIQQLSKNMKIIRIVHFKDYYITFSTDQIISSINIGNNSSFELTIVQLIKKYLSLEKAKEHTTSILIDLTERLAIPFTAIIFSIMAIPLGIKSPRSGKAYGIIIAIGVVLTYYITLSGAETISKLHILSPFFVIFSVDLVYFVIAVLLLFMVSQEKDTEYLKTIIKRLLP is encoded by the coding sequence ATGAAAGTCTTAGACAAATACATTACAAGAGAACTAATACCGCCATTTCTAATAAGCTTGATTTTAACAAGTGCCTTAATGCTTATCGGAAGAATGGTCAGATTCTTCGACCTTATAGTTTCAAAAGGTGTTGCTGTTAAAAACGTTGCACTCATATTTGTCTATATGTCACCGTTCATCCTTGCACTTGCAATACCGATATCTATTCTTGTATCTGTTGTAATAGTTTTTAGCAGACTGTCCGCAGACAGCGAGATAATTGCAATGAAATCCATAGGCATAAAACTTCTAACACTATCAAAGATGCCTATAATACTCGGACTTATTGGTTACATACTTGCGGATGTTATATCATTCTACATGCTTCCAAAAGCCAATATTGCACTTAAGAATGAATTTTTCAATATAGTCATACAAAAAACAACTGTAGGTATAAATGAAAAGGCATTTAACAACTTTACTAAAAACATAACATTTTATGTAGATAATCTTTCAAAGCACAAAGATATAATGAAGCAGGTATTTATTTACGATGAAAGAGAATCTAATATGCCCAATACGATAGTAGCAGATACCGGCAGTTTCATTGTAAACAAGCGAGATAAAGATATTACTCTTGTATTGCATGACGGTGTTATCCAGCAACTAAGTAAAAACATGAAAATCATCAGGATTGTGCATTTTAAAGACTATTATATTACTTTCTCAACAGATCAGATAATTTCTTCTATCAATATAGGTAACAACTCTTCCTTTGAACTGACAATCGTACAATTGATTAAAAAATATTTAAGTTTAGAGAAGGCTAAAGAGCATACGACTTCTATTTTAATAGATTTAACAGAACGGCTGGCAATACCATTTACAGCCATTATTTTTTCCATAATGGCCATTCCGTTAGGTATAAAATCCCCGAGATCCGGAAAGGCTTACGGAATTATAATAGCAATCGGGGTTGTGTTAACGTATTACATAACATTAAGCGGTGCAGAAACAATCTCCAAATTACACATTCTCAGCCCATTCTTTGTTATATTTTCGGTTGACTTAGTTTACTTTGTAATTGCCGTACTTCTTTTATTTATGGTTTCTCAGGAAAAAGATACGGAATATCTTAAAACCATTATTAAGAGGCTATTGCCGTGA
- a CDS encoding LptF/LptG family permease yields the protein MKILNRYILKEFMIVYTISLIALSGLFLIVNIFENLKFILSYHPSFYEVFMLYFTQIPGILYQTIPMAALLTTVIVFAVMSKNNEIGSLLSTGINPLTIVKPIIYTVIVISIINLVIGESIVPRTNIDNGLIDANIHNSNASINQKIKLNNIWLKSNNKIYKIGLFIPWLDTIKDVTVYDFSNDYKTLISRTDIEIARWEQDHWEAANVNIRDFKTNNQVVYSFITSTSFQFPYTIKDFKHTEKTPDEMNYFELMSYTQKLKKEGYSYAPYDVSLNFKLSYPFSSLFVILIVLPFSLKKRKTAGFILAIGIALTIGFSYWIILALSLSMGNSGILNPVLATWLPNAITLGISTITYTFTKW from the coding sequence ATGAAGATATTAAACAGATATATATTAAAAGAGTTTATGATCGTTTACACGATTTCGCTGATTGCCCTCTCAGGCCTTTTTCTTATAGTTAATATTTTTGAGAATTTGAAATTTATCCTTTCATACCACCCATCCTTTTACGAAGTTTTTATGCTTTATTTCACTCAAATCCCAGGCATTTTATATCAGACTATCCCCATGGCGGCTCTACTTACAACAGTTATCGTATTTGCCGTAATGTCTAAGAATAATGAGATAGGTTCACTCCTTTCTACCGGCATAAACCCTTTAACAATTGTAAAGCCTATAATCTACACTGTAATTGTTATCTCAATAATAAACCTTGTAATAGGCGAATCAATTGTACCAAGGACAAATATTGATAATGGTTTGATTGATGCAAACATACATAATTCTAATGCAAGTATTAACCAAAAAATCAAATTAAATAACATATGGCTTAAATCAAATAACAAAATCTACAAAATAGGGTTATTCATACCCTGGCTTGATACGATTAAAGATGTAACAGTTTATGATTTCTCTAACGATTACAAAACCTTAATATCAAGAACGGACATAGAAATCGCGAGATGGGAACAGGATCACTGGGAGGCAGCCAATGTTAATATTAGAGATTTTAAAACCAATAATCAGGTTGTTTATAGTTTCATAACGTCAACTTCATTTCAGTTTCCATACACGATCAAGGATTTTAAACATACCGAAAAAACACCGGATGAGATGAACTATTTTGAGCTTATGTCATACACACAAAAACTAAAAAAAGAAGGCTACTCTTATGCACCTTATGATGTTTCACTAAATTTTAAGCTTTCTTACCCGTTCTCATCTCTTTTTGTAATATTAATCGTATTACCATTTTCCTTAAAGAAAAGAAAAACGGCGGGTTTTATCCTTGCTATCGGAATCGCACTAACAATAGGTTTCAGCTATTGGATTATTTTGGCACTATCTTTATCAATGGGTAATTCGGGCATTTTAAATCCTGTTTTAGCCACATGGCTACCCAATGCTATCACACTTGGTATATCTACAATTACATATACATTTACTAAATGGTAA